The following proteins come from a genomic window of Musa acuminata AAA Group cultivar baxijiao chromosome BXJ1-7, Cavendish_Baxijiao_AAA, whole genome shotgun sequence:
- the LOC135678739 gene encoding probable WRKY transcription factor 57 has translation MFPSTSKGVMNQGLVENPEIMATSHMGFNLQTSHLPPLTFSPYSLSKTCTVGGEDAVSRLRGNLPSLPPDHGDDGSGRLGQSPTQRSSSDLWSRTGDRAASDKGSSVAAGEYYSNNKNGPAANNIIIDGLSVGAMRMKKVKVRRKVREPRFCFKTMSEVDVLDDGYKWRKYGQKVVKNTQHPRSYYRCTQENCRVKKRIERMAEDPRMVITTYEGRHVHSPSHAEEESQPSSEVTLFW, from the exons ATGTTCCCATCCACTTCCAAGGGGGTGATGAACCAAGGTCTGGTGGAGAATCCAGAGATAATGGCGACTTCTCACATGGGTTTCAACCTCCAAACCTCACATCTTCCTCCTCTGACCTTCTCTCCCTACTCTCTCAGCAAGACTTGCACTGTGGGAGGAGAAGATGCTGTCTCTCGCTTGAGGGGAAACCTACCCTCCTTGCCACCGGATCATGGAGACGATGGCTCAGGTCGTCTTGGGCAGTCACCGACACAAAGATCAAGTAGTGATCTATG GTCACGCACTGGAGATAGGGCAGCCAGCGACAAAGGATCATCTGTGGCTGCAGGCGAGTATTACAGTAACAACAAGAACGGTCCTGCTGCCAACAACATCATCATCGACGGTCTATCTGTTGGTGCTATGAGGATGAAGAAAGTTAAGGTGAGGAGGAAGGTGAGGGAACCAAGGTTTTGTTTCAAGACCATGAGCGAGGTGGATGTCCTAGATGATGGCTACAAGTGGAGAAAGTACGGGCAGAAGGTTGTGAAGAATACCCAGCATCCAAG GAGTTACTACCGGTGTACACAAGAGAACTGCCGGGTCAAGAAACGGATCGAACGGATGGCAGAAGATCCGCGCATGGTGATCACCACATACGAGGGCAGGCACGTGCATTCTCCATCGCATGCGGAGGAGGAGTCCCAACCTTCGTCGGAGGTCACTCTCTTCTGGTAG
- the LOC135680150 gene encoding transcription repressor OFP14-like encodes MGRKKATERSRYGSFARLSKPLSKPSICLWLLSGRKCLINTSSDSENDRTAAAINFDDDEEDICRAYYISKPTDISPRLTWPPPHVIRASERFFVPPTAASSLVEEVRVSATSSSTSQSDMVSVDSTAVITFSKDPCHDFLISMQEMMEAHNAGGADDQLDWEFMEQLLLCYLELNEQSVHKDILRAFTDLTAAFRRVML; translated from the coding sequence aTGGGAAGGAAGAAAGCTACCGAGAGATCTCGTTACGGCTCTTTCGCCAGACTAAGTAAGCCGCTATCCAAGCCTTCGATCTGCCTGTGGCTCTTGTCAGGCAGAAAGTGCTTAATCAACACGTCCTCCGACAGCGAGAACGACCGGACTGCCGCCGCCATAAACTTTGACGACGACGAGGAGGACATCTGCCGAGCCTACTACATCTCCAAGCCCACCGACATCTCGCCGCGGTTGACCTGGCCGCCGCCGCACGTCATCCGTGCTTCCGAGCGTTTCTTCGTGCCCCCCACCGCGGCCAGCTCCCTCGTGGAGGAAGTCCGGGTTAGCGCCACCTCCAGCTCCACCAGTCAATCCGACATGGTCAGCGTCGACAGCACCGCAGTCATCACGTTCTCCAAGGATCCCTGCCATGATTTCCTGATATCAATGCAGGAGATGATGGAGGCGCACAATGCGGGGGGCGCGGATGACCAGTTGGATTGGGAGTTTATGGAGCAGCTTCTCCTCTGCTATCTGGAGCTCAACGAACAGAGCGTCCACAAGGACATTCTCAGGGCCTTCACCGATCTGACCGCGGCTTTTCGTCGCGTGATGCTGTAG